One Oncorhynchus kisutch isolate 150728-3 linkage group LG13, Okis_V2, whole genome shotgun sequence DNA window includes the following coding sequences:
- the LOC109901751 gene encoding uncharacterized protein LOC109901751 isoform X2 — protein sequence MWVLIWAALLLSLTERTTCPKGEPVTLTCTAPGIGSGSPPNITWTWRGTGDNITELRDNTTIQRREDLTNVTTTHFSTLTFTPSAGHHNMMVTCQVTFQKTYTFKETVTLNVSYVKDPQITGHKMVKEDGTLDLTCSVDSETPSDITWNLRVILPGSGCVDQAEVMTCVCVSQGVPLPLIEWPLLELNTDNTTSVLGSSVNSTISLLVGNYNNITVECVSSNVVGVVREKLQVTQNKSQEKQEDKEWEDIIAMLSDLKLIAAFVIGAAFSSTICCIILCLTGKCKRQKKRIPKDSKTPFINLEMVACEDQQTDAGQAVGGEQKPLQLELRGGAENGGTQTSGAAGKFDTREEPNEVDYASINYSLLKKKTPEEAEKKTTTAESEYAKIKREKNEGDEDGGEESGMMMMMMGKDEEKENGKPAAETDEDTALYSNVKVIMGGGE from the exons ATGTGGGTCCTCATCTGGGCagctctacttctctctctgacagagaGAACCACATGCCCAA AGGGAGAACCAGTGACCCTGACCTGCACCGCCCCAGGAATTGGCTCTGGATCTCCTCCTAACATCACATGGacatggagagggacaggagacaaCATCACTGAGCTTCGAGACAACACCACcatacagaggagagaggacctgACCAACGTGACAACAACCCACTTCTCAACTTTGACCTTTACCCCCTCAGCTGGGCACCACAACATGATGGTTACGTGTCAAGTAACCTTCCAGAAAACATATACATTTAAAGAGACAGTAACCTTGAATGTGTCAT ATGTGAAAGACCCCCAAATAACTGGACATAAAATGGTGAAGGAGGATGGTACCCTGGATCTGACCTGCAGTGTTGACAGTGAAACGCCATCTGACATCACTTGGA ACCTTCGTGTGATTCTTCCTGGCTCTGGGTGTGTGGACCAGGCAGAGGtcatgacctgtgtgtgtgtcagtcaggggGTTCCCTTACCCCTCATAGAGTGGCCACTGCTGGAGCTCAACACAGACAACACAACGTCAGTGTTGGGTTCCTCAGTGAACAGCACCATCAGCCTgcttgttggaaactacaacaaCATCACTgtggagtgtgtcagcagcaaTGTGGTGGGTGTAGTGAGAGAGAAGTTGCAGGTCACCCAAAATAAGAGCCAAGAAAAGCAAGAAG ATAAGGAATGGGAAGACATTATAGCTATGCTGTCGGACCTAAAACTGATTGCTGCATTTGTGATTGGTGCAGCCTTCTCATCCACAATCTGTTGTATCATCCTGTGTTTGACAGGGAAATGTAAAAG GCAAAAAAAGAGGATCCCAAAGGATTCCAAAACCCCTTTCATAAACCTGGAGATGGTGGCATGTGAAGACCAACAG ACGGATGCAGGACAGGCTGTGGGGGGCGAACAGAAACCTCTGCAGTTGGAGCTGAGAGGAGGAGCAGAAAACGGAGGGACCCAGACCAGTGGAGCTGCAGGAAAATTTGACACAAGGGAAGAACCAAATGAAGTGGACTACGCCAGTATCAACTACTCCCTGCTGAAGAAGAAGACTCCTGAGGAGGCCGAGAAGAAGACCACCACCGCAGAGTCAGAGTACGCCAAAATTAAACGAGAGAAGAACGAAGGGGAtgaagacggaggagaggagagtggaatgatgatgatgatgatggggaagGATGAGGAGAAGGAGAATGGTAAGCCAGCAGCAGAGACAGATGAGGATACAGCGCTTTACTCCAACGTCAAGGTTATTATGGGTGGTGGAGAGTGA
- the LOC109901751 gene encoding uncharacterized protein LOC109901751 isoform X1 encodes MNKVMSNTESTSILLHFVCNIFHDVASIEIFAIPLLPSVLTPPLTEGEPVTLTCTAPGIGSGSPPNITWTWRGTGDNITELRDNTTIQRREDLTNVTTTHFSTLTFTPSAGHHNMMVTCQVTFQKTYTFKETVTLNVSYVKDPQITGHKMVKEDGTLDLTCSVDSETPSDITWNLRVILPGSGCVDQAEVMTCVCVSQGVPLPLIEWPLLELNTDNTTSVLGSSVNSTISLLVGNYNNITVECVSSNVVGVVREKLQVTQNKSQEKQEDKEWEDIIAMLSDLKLIAAFVIGAAFSSTICCIILCLTGKCKRQKKRIPKDSKTPFINLEMVACEDQQTDAGQAVGGEQKPLQLELRGGAENGGTQTSGAAGKFDTREEPNEVDYASINYSLLKKKTPEEAEKKTTTAESEYAKIKREKNEGDEDGGEESGMMMMMMGKDEEKENGKPAAETDEDTALYSNVKVIMGGGE; translated from the exons ATGAATAAAGTCATGAGTAACACAGAAAGCACTTCAATACTACTTCACTTTGTTTGTAACATTTTTCATGATGTAGCATCTATTGAGATATTTGCCATACCACTACTGCCCTCAGTGTTGACTCCTCCTCTGACAGAGGGAGAACCAGTGACCCTGACCTGCACCGCCCCAGGAATTGGCTCTGGATCTCCTCCTAACATCACATGGacatggagagggacaggagacaaCATCACTGAGCTTCGAGACAACACCACcatacagaggagagaggacctgACCAACGTGACAACAACCCACTTCTCAACTTTGACCTTTACCCCCTCAGCTGGGCACCACAACATGATGGTTACGTGTCAAGTAACCTTCCAGAAAACATATACATTTAAAGAGACAGTAACCTTGAATGTGTCAT ATGTGAAAGACCCCCAAATAACTGGACATAAAATGGTGAAGGAGGATGGTACCCTGGATCTGACCTGCAGTGTTGACAGTGAAACGCCATCTGACATCACTTGGA ACCTTCGTGTGATTCTTCCTGGCTCTGGGTGTGTGGACCAGGCAGAGGtcatgacctgtgtgtgtgtcagtcaggggGTTCCCTTACCCCTCATAGAGTGGCCACTGCTGGAGCTCAACACAGACAACACAACGTCAGTGTTGGGTTCCTCAGTGAACAGCACCATCAGCCTgcttgttggaaactacaacaaCATCACTgtggagtgtgtcagcagcaaTGTGGTGGGTGTAGTGAGAGAGAAGTTGCAGGTCACCCAAAATAAGAGCCAAGAAAAGCAAGAAG ATAAGGAATGGGAAGACATTATAGCTATGCTGTCGGACCTAAAACTGATTGCTGCATTTGTGATTGGTGCAGCCTTCTCATCCACAATCTGTTGTATCATCCTGTGTTTGACAGGGAAATGTAAAAG GCAAAAAAAGAGGATCCCAAAGGATTCCAAAACCCCTTTCATAAACCTGGAGATGGTGGCATGTGAAGACCAACAG ACGGATGCAGGACAGGCTGTGGGGGGCGAACAGAAACCTCTGCAGTTGGAGCTGAGAGGAGGAGCAGAAAACGGAGGGACCCAGACCAGTGGAGCTGCAGGAAAATTTGACACAAGGGAAGAACCAAATGAAGTGGACTACGCCAGTATCAACTACTCCCTGCTGAAGAAGAAGACTCCTGAGGAGGCCGAGAAGAAGACCACCACCGCAGAGTCAGAGTACGCCAAAATTAAACGAGAGAAGAACGAAGGGGAtgaagacggaggagaggagagtggaatgatgatgatgatgatggggaagGATGAGGAGAAGGAGAATGGTAAGCCAGCAGCAGAGACAGATGAGGATACAGCGCTTTACTCCAACGTCAAGGTTATTATGGGTGGTGGAGAGTGA
- the LOC109901751 gene encoding sialic acid-binding Ig-like lectin 7 isoform X3, whose amino-acid sequence MNKVMSNTESTSILLHFVCNIFHDVASIEIFAIPLLPSVLTPPLTEGEPVTLTCTAPGIGSGSPPNITWTWRGTGDNITELRDNTTIQRREDLTNVTTTHFSTLTFTPSAGHHNMMVTCQVTFQKTYTFKETVTLNVSYLRVILPGSGCVDQAEVMTCVCVSQGVPLPLIEWPLLELNTDNTTSVLGSSVNSTISLLVGNYNNITVECVSSNVVGVVREKLQVTQNKSQEKQEDKEWEDIIAMLSDLKLIAAFVIGAAFSSTICCIILCLTGKCKRQKKRIPKDSKTPFINLEMVACEDQQTDAGQAVGGEQKPLQLELRGGAENGGTQTSGAAGKFDTREEPNEVDYASINYSLLKKKTPEEAEKKTTTAESEYAKIKREKNEGDEDGGEESGMMMMMMGKDEEKENGKPAAETDEDTALYSNVKVIMGGGE is encoded by the exons ATGAATAAAGTCATGAGTAACACAGAAAGCACTTCAATACTACTTCACTTTGTTTGTAACATTTTTCATGATGTAGCATCTATTGAGATATTTGCCATACCACTACTGCCCTCAGTGTTGACTCCTCCTCTGACAGAGGGAGAACCAGTGACCCTGACCTGCACCGCCCCAGGAATTGGCTCTGGATCTCCTCCTAACATCACATGGacatggagagggacaggagacaaCATCACTGAGCTTCGAGACAACACCACcatacagaggagagaggacctgACCAACGTGACAACAACCCACTTCTCAACTTTGACCTTTACCCCCTCAGCTGGGCACCACAACATGATGGTTACGTGTCAAGTAACCTTCCAGAAAACATATACATTTAAAGAGACAGTAACCTTGAATGTGTCAT ACCTTCGTGTGATTCTTCCTGGCTCTGGGTGTGTGGACCAGGCAGAGGtcatgacctgtgtgtgtgtcagtcaggggGTTCCCTTACCCCTCATAGAGTGGCCACTGCTGGAGCTCAACACAGACAACACAACGTCAGTGTTGGGTTCCTCAGTGAACAGCACCATCAGCCTgcttgttggaaactacaacaaCATCACTgtggagtgtgtcagcagcaaTGTGGTGGGTGTAGTGAGAGAGAAGTTGCAGGTCACCCAAAATAAGAGCCAAGAAAAGCAAGAAG ATAAGGAATGGGAAGACATTATAGCTATGCTGTCGGACCTAAAACTGATTGCTGCATTTGTGATTGGTGCAGCCTTCTCATCCACAATCTGTTGTATCATCCTGTGTTTGACAGGGAAATGTAAAAG GCAAAAAAAGAGGATCCCAAAGGATTCCAAAACCCCTTTCATAAACCTGGAGATGGTGGCATGTGAAGACCAACAG ACGGATGCAGGACAGGCTGTGGGGGGCGAACAGAAACCTCTGCAGTTGGAGCTGAGAGGAGGAGCAGAAAACGGAGGGACCCAGACCAGTGGAGCTGCAGGAAAATTTGACACAAGGGAAGAACCAAATGAAGTGGACTACGCCAGTATCAACTACTCCCTGCTGAAGAAGAAGACTCCTGAGGAGGCCGAGAAGAAGACCACCACCGCAGAGTCAGAGTACGCCAAAATTAAACGAGAGAAGAACGAAGGGGAtgaagacggaggagaggagagtggaatgatgatgatgatgatggggaagGATGAGGAGAAGGAGAATGGTAAGCCAGCAGCAGAGACAGATGAGGATACAGCGCTTTACTCCAACGTCAAGGTTATTATGGGTGGTGGAGAGTGA
- the LOC109901751 gene encoding uncharacterized protein LOC109901751 isoform X5, with product MMVTCQVTFQKTYTFKETVTLNVSYVKDPQITGHKMVKEDGTLDLTCSVDSETPSDITWNLRVILPGSGCVDQAEVMTCVCVSQGVPLPLIEWPLLELNTDNTTSVLGSSVNSTISLLVGNYNNITVECVSSNVVGVVREKLQVTQNKSQEKQEDKEWEDIIAMLSDLKLIAAFVIGAAFSSTICCIILCLTGKCKRQKKRIPKDSKTPFINLEMVACEDQQTDAGQAVGGEQKPLQLELRGGAENGGTQTSGAAGKFDTREEPNEVDYASINYSLLKKKTPEEAEKKTTTAESEYAKIKREKNEGDEDGGEESGMMMMMMGKDEEKENGKPAAETDEDTALYSNVKVIMGGGE from the exons ATGATGGTTACGTGTCAAGTAACCTTCCAGAAAACATATACATTTAAAGAGACAGTAACCTTGAATGTGTCAT ATGTGAAAGACCCCCAAATAACTGGACATAAAATGGTGAAGGAGGATGGTACCCTGGATCTGACCTGCAGTGTTGACAGTGAAACGCCATCTGACATCACTTGGA ACCTTCGTGTGATTCTTCCTGGCTCTGGGTGTGTGGACCAGGCAGAGGtcatgacctgtgtgtgtgtcagtcaggggGTTCCCTTACCCCTCATAGAGTGGCCACTGCTGGAGCTCAACACAGACAACACAACGTCAGTGTTGGGTTCCTCAGTGAACAGCACCATCAGCCTgcttgttggaaactacaacaaCATCACTgtggagtgtgtcagcagcaaTGTGGTGGGTGTAGTGAGAGAGAAGTTGCAGGTCACCCAAAATAAGAGCCAAGAAAAGCAAGAAG ATAAGGAATGGGAAGACATTATAGCTATGCTGTCGGACCTAAAACTGATTGCTGCATTTGTGATTGGTGCAGCCTTCTCATCCACAATCTGTTGTATCATCCTGTGTTTGACAGGGAAATGTAAAAG GCAAAAAAAGAGGATCCCAAAGGATTCCAAAACCCCTTTCATAAACCTGGAGATGGTGGCATGTGAAGACCAACAG ACGGATGCAGGACAGGCTGTGGGGGGCGAACAGAAACCTCTGCAGTTGGAGCTGAGAGGAGGAGCAGAAAACGGAGGGACCCAGACCAGTGGAGCTGCAGGAAAATTTGACACAAGGGAAGAACCAAATGAAGTGGACTACGCCAGTATCAACTACTCCCTGCTGAAGAAGAAGACTCCTGAGGAGGCCGAGAAGAAGACCACCACCGCAGAGTCAGAGTACGCCAAAATTAAACGAGAGAAGAACGAAGGGGAtgaagacggaggagaggagagtggaatgatgatgatgatgatggggaagGATGAGGAGAAGGAGAATGGTAAGCCAGCAGCAGAGACAGATGAGGATACAGCGCTTTACTCCAACGTCAAGGTTATTATGGGTGGTGGAGAGTGA
- the LOC109901751 gene encoding sialic acid-binding Ig-like lectin 7 isoform X4 gives MWVLIWAALLLSLTERTTCPKGEPVTLTCTAPGIGSGSPPNITWTWRGTGDNITELRDNTTIQRREDLTNVTTTHFSTLTFTPSAGHHNMMVTCQVTFQKTYTFKETVTLNVSYLRVILPGSGCVDQAEVMTCVCVSQGVPLPLIEWPLLELNTDNTTSVLGSSVNSTISLLVGNYNNITVECVSSNVVGVVREKLQVTQNKSQEKQEDKEWEDIIAMLSDLKLIAAFVIGAAFSSTICCIILCLTGKCKRQKKRIPKDSKTPFINLEMVACEDQQTDAGQAVGGEQKPLQLELRGGAENGGTQTSGAAGKFDTREEPNEVDYASINYSLLKKKTPEEAEKKTTTAESEYAKIKREKNEGDEDGGEESGMMMMMMGKDEEKENGKPAAETDEDTALYSNVKVIMGGGE, from the exons ATGTGGGTCCTCATCTGGGCagctctacttctctctctgacagagaGAACCACATGCCCAA AGGGAGAACCAGTGACCCTGACCTGCACCGCCCCAGGAATTGGCTCTGGATCTCCTCCTAACATCACATGGacatggagagggacaggagacaaCATCACTGAGCTTCGAGACAACACCACcatacagaggagagaggacctgACCAACGTGACAACAACCCACTTCTCAACTTTGACCTTTACCCCCTCAGCTGGGCACCACAACATGATGGTTACGTGTCAAGTAACCTTCCAGAAAACATATACATTTAAAGAGACAGTAACCTTGAATGTGTCAT ACCTTCGTGTGATTCTTCCTGGCTCTGGGTGTGTGGACCAGGCAGAGGtcatgacctgtgtgtgtgtcagtcaggggGTTCCCTTACCCCTCATAGAGTGGCCACTGCTGGAGCTCAACACAGACAACACAACGTCAGTGTTGGGTTCCTCAGTGAACAGCACCATCAGCCTgcttgttggaaactacaacaaCATCACTgtggagtgtgtcagcagcaaTGTGGTGGGTGTAGTGAGAGAGAAGTTGCAGGTCACCCAAAATAAGAGCCAAGAAAAGCAAGAAG ATAAGGAATGGGAAGACATTATAGCTATGCTGTCGGACCTAAAACTGATTGCTGCATTTGTGATTGGTGCAGCCTTCTCATCCACAATCTGTTGTATCATCCTGTGTTTGACAGGGAAATGTAAAAG GCAAAAAAAGAGGATCCCAAAGGATTCCAAAACCCCTTTCATAAACCTGGAGATGGTGGCATGTGAAGACCAACAG ACGGATGCAGGACAGGCTGTGGGGGGCGAACAGAAACCTCTGCAGTTGGAGCTGAGAGGAGGAGCAGAAAACGGAGGGACCCAGACCAGTGGAGCTGCAGGAAAATTTGACACAAGGGAAGAACCAAATGAAGTGGACTACGCCAGTATCAACTACTCCCTGCTGAAGAAGAAGACTCCTGAGGAGGCCGAGAAGAAGACCACCACCGCAGAGTCAGAGTACGCCAAAATTAAACGAGAGAAGAACGAAGGGGAtgaagacggaggagaggagagtggaatgatgatgatgatgatggggaagGATGAGGAGAAGGAGAATGGTAAGCCAGCAGCAGAGACAGATGAGGATACAGCGCTTTACTCCAACGTCAAGGTTATTATGGGTGGTGGAGAGTGA